DNA from Lactobacillus johnsonii:
ACACTACTGCTAACAATGCCGCTACTAATACTAATAATAGTAATAAGCAAACTACGGCTACTAACAACCAAGCGAGCCAACCAGTTAAGACTCCAGTAGCTCAAACTCAACAAGCTAAGAGTCAAGCTCCTGCAGCTCCAGTTAAAGCAGCCACTGTTGAAACAAAGAAAGTTGCAGAAGTTAAAACTCCAGCCCAAACTACGACTTTGAATGTTAAGGCTAAAAATAAAGAAACTAAGACTGCTGCCCCAGTAGTTAAAACAACTGAAGCTAAGACTACTAATACAGTTAAAAATGTTGAAACTGTAAAGAAGGAGACCACTCCAGTTGTTAAAGCAGCTGAAGTTAAGAAGACTGAAACTCCAATAGTAAAACCAGTTGAAGCAGTGAAGAAAGAAACAACTCCAACTGTTAAGACTACTCCAGTAGTTTCAACTAAGGAATCAGCCAAAGTAGTTGAAGCTCCAGCAGTAAAGTCTAAGAAGGTTGAAGTTAAAGAAGTTAAGACCACTCCAGTAACTACTGGTGCTAAAACTGTTGTAAAACCAACTACTTTAGTTGAAAATGTTGCACCAGTACAAAGTTACCAAAGTGCTGTATCTACTGCAGCTGCAAATAATAGCTATGGTACTCAATGGATTAGTACTAATACTGCACCAAAGGCTGTTTCTACTGTTTTGGTTAAAGTAACTAAGACTACTCAAGTTTTATCAGCTCCAAATGGTCAAAAATTAAACCAACAAGTTGAAGCTGGTAGTGCATTTGTAGTTATAGCTTCAAAATATGCTAACGGAAACTTATATTATGAAATTAGTAATGGTAAATGGATTATGGCAAAATATACTACTCAAGAAGCACAAATTACTGCAAAATCTGGTGTATTAACTATTAATTCTAAACCAGACTACGGTGTAGCAGTATGGCGTGTTCCAGGCCAAGATCAAATTTCAGGTAAGTTCTTGAAAGATGGTTCAAGTTGGAGATACTTCCGTGTAGCTAATGTTAACGGACAAACTTGGTACGACCTTGGTGGAAATCAATGGATATCTGCCAAGTCAGTACTAATTCGTTAATTTATAAAAGATTAGATTGTTTCATTAAAATTTTTTGGAGGAGAAAGTTTTTTAATGCGTTCAACAAATAAGAAATTTATTAGTGCATTAGCTTGTGCTAGTGCTATGACAGCTTTAGCAATTGTAGATCCTATGGGAGTTACTAAAACTCATCAAGTAGCACAAGCTGCAACTGATAATGTGCCTGCAAAGTCTACAGGTGTAGATGTTTCAAGTTGGCAAGGTACCAACTTGGATCAACAAGCTAAGTCTGGTGCACAATTTGCTGTTGTTAAAGTATCTGAGGGTACAAATTATCAAAACCCTAATGCTCAAGGCCAAATCCAGAGTGCTGAACAAAATAATATGATGACTATGGGTTACCACTACACTCATTTTGGCTCTGACAGCAATCGCGCAGTTCAAGAAGGAAACTATGCAGTTAATTCAGCACAACAAGCTGGTTTACCACAAGGTTCATACTTAGCAACTGATTGGGAACAAGACGTTAATAATAATACTAACGGTAGTGTTGCCGCTAATACTAAGGCAATCATTAGCTTCATGGATACTGTTCATGATGGTGGATACAACCCAATGCTTTATTCTAGTGAATGGTTATTAAAGAATAAGGTTGATACTAATAAGATTTCTGAAAAGTATCCAAATGCATTATGGGTAGCTAAGTACAAGACTAATGGTCGTGAAGATAATCCTGACTACAATTACTTCCCATCAATGGATAATGTAGCTATTTGGCAATATACGCAAAATTGGCGTGGTCAAAATGTTGATGGAAATGTTAATGTAGTTCCTCTTTCAAATAAGACTAATACTAATAACAACACATCAAATAACGCTGCTAATACCAATAATTCAAATGCTAATAACGGTCAAAGCAGTAGTCAAGCACCTGCAAATCCAATTACTAATAATAGTAATGATACTGCTAAGCCAAATAGTAATAACAGTACACAACCAGCTCAACCAACTGAAACTAAGCCAGTAGAAAAGCCAAGTACAAACACTAACGTAAACAGTGATTGGACTAAGCAAAATGGTGTCTTTGTAACTGGTGGTGCAATTAACTTGAGAACAGGTGCAAGCACTGATAGTAAGGTCATTGCTCAATTACCAGCAAACTCAGAAGTTAAATACGATGCTTATCGCACAATTGGTCAATACACATGGTTAAGACAACCACGTGCAAACAACCAATATGGTTACTTAGTAGGACGTAACAATGGTCAAGCATGGGGAACATTCAAAGAAGGTTCTGCAACCACTACTAAGCCAGCAGAAACCAAACCAGCACAACCAATTGAAACTAAGCCAGCAGAAAAGCCAAGCACAAATACTAACGTAAACAGTGACTGGACTAAGCAAAACGGTGTCTTTGTAACTGGCGGCGCAATTAACTTGAGAACAGGTGCAAGCACTAACAGTAAAGTAATTGCAATGCTTCCAACAAACACAGAAATCAAGTACGATGCCTACCGTACAGAAGGTCAATACACATGGTTAAGACAACCACGTGCAAATGGACAATATGGTTACTTAGTAGGACGCAACAATGGTCAAGCATGGGGAACATTCAAGGAAGGTTCTGCAACTACTGCTAAGCCAAACACTAATACTACTAAGCCAGCAGAAAAGCCAAGTACAAACACTAACGTAAACAGTGACTGGACTAAGCAAAATGGTGTCTTTGTAACTGGTGGAGCAATTAACTTGAGAACAGGTGCAAATACCAACAGTAAAGTAATTGCCCAATTACCAGCTAACACTGAAGTTAAATATGATGCCTACCGTACCGAAGGCCGATACACATGGTTAAGACAACCACGTGCAAATAATGAATATGGTTACTTAGTAGGACGTGATAATGGTCAAGCATGGGGAACATTCAAAGAAGGTTCTGCTAAAGCCACTAATGCAGTAGCTAATAAGCCTGTTCAACAAACTACTCCTAAGCAAGTAACTACTAATAACAATGCTAGTTGGACTAAGCAAAATGGTTCTTTCATTACTGGTGGAGCAATTAACTTAAGAACAGGTGCAAGTACTATTAGCCCAATTATTGAAACTTTACCAATTAATACTGTAATTAAATACGATGCATACTACCGTTCTGGTAACTATGTATGGTTAAGACAACCACGTGCAAATGGTCAATACGGTTATTTAGTTGGTCGTTTGAACAACCAAGCATGGGGAACTTACAGATAATTTGATAACAGTTTTCAAATAGACTAAATACATGAAAGACATGATCCTAATGGGAATCATGTCTTTTTTGTCTTATAATAAACTATGAAAAAAGCATGGAGGATATAATTTTGATTTATACAGTAACCCTAGATCCTAGTGAAAGTGTAGTAGGTAAAGGAATTAATATTTCGCTTATTTTAAAAAAATTAGGTATTGATTCCATTGCGACTGGAATTGTAAATCACAAAAATGTAGAACAAGTAGCAGAAGAGCTTGATAAAGCTGAGATTGAGAATCAATTTATTGAACAAACTCGTGGAATTAAAATTACTGCTAAAAACCAACAAAAATTATTGGATTATTTGAAAGTCCTAAAAGCTGGTGACATTTTAGTAATTGCCGGAAGCTTTTCTAAGGGAATAGATCCAGTTTATCTAACTGATTTGGCTAAAGTTGCTGATCAAAGAGCAGCTGCCTTGGTAGTGGATGTGCCTTATGAAAACGTACTTGATATCTTGCCAATGAATCCATTATTAATTAAACCAAATGAAACTGAATTAAAGCATTGGTTCGAAAAAGATGACAAGGAAGTAACTTCAAAAGAATTAATTGATATGGCTCATAATTTAGTAGTTAGAGGAGCACAACATGTTCTGTTATCCTTAGGTGCAAATGGTGCTGCAATTGTTAATATGATGGATGCTTTAATGGCACATGCGCCTGAAATTGAAGAAGTTGATAGTAGTGGTAGTGGAGATGCCTTACTTGGAACGTTCTTAGCTGGGATGCTTAAAGGATACACTCCTGTTAGAAATTTAGCTGATGCAATTGCTGCAGGAAGTGATACGGCTCAAAGTAAATGGCTTACTGATTTCAGAACAACACCCGCACTTCAAAAACAAGTTATTGCTAGAAGAATTACCTTTGAAGAAGCAGAATAAATAGAATAAGTTGGCTTATAAAATCCGACTTATTTTTTGTTGTTTTTTAGTATAATGGTACTAAATTTACTATAAGGGGAAGAAAAGTGGATCTATCTATATTTATTGTTAGTTTAGCAGCTTTAGTAATTCCAATCGTTATGGCGCGATTTAGAATTAATGCTATACCAACGGCAGTTGCTGAGATTGTGACTGGAATAATTCTGGGAAAAAGCTTATTAGATACCATAAAAATCACAAGCAGTGTATCGCTTCTATCAGATTTAGGTGTGATTTTGCTGATGTTTTTATCAGGTATGGAAATTAATTTTGATCTTTTTAAAAAGAAGGATTTACCTGAGTCTAAACAGAGTAAAATTAATCCAGCACGAATAGCAATTATTGCCTTTACTACTATTACAATATCGGCATTTGCTTTAGCTTATATTCTAAAATTAATCGGTCTATTTAATGATGTCATGCTGGCTATGATTATTTTTATGACTGTAGCCTTAGGGGTGGTAATTGCCACTCTAAAAGAAAAAGAAATCTTATCTCGACCGATTGGGCAAACTATATTATTAACAGCCGTTCTAGGGGAAGTAATTCCCTTATTGCTGTTGACTATTTATGCTTCAATTAACGGTGGGAATGCTGGAAGATTATGGCTTATTGTTCTGCTTTTCCTAGTAGCAATTATCTTATTGAGACGATTTAAACAACCATATCAATGGTTTAATAAGATATCTAAAGCAACTACTCAACTGGATATTCGATTGGCCTTCTTCTTAATATTCACCCTAGTAACAGTTGCAGAACGTGTAGGGGCAGAAAATATTTTAGGTGCCTTCTTAGCTGGGATGGTTATGAAGTTACTTGAACCAAGTGAAGCAACAATGGATAAATTAACTTCTATTGGTTATGGGTTCTTCATTCCAATTTTCTTTATTACTACTGGTGTTAAGCTGGATTTGAAGTCACTTCTTGCTAATCCAAATGCTTTAATGTTGATCCCAGTTTTAGTATTATTCTTACTTTTAGCCAAATTGCCTATATTTTTGGTTTATACACGAAATTTCAATAAACGTAATAGTCTTGCAGGCACGTTTTTAATTATGACTACAATTACGATTGTACTTCCAACTTTAGAGGTTGCTCGTAAGTTAAATGCAATTACTGAAACTCAATCAGATGCTTTTATTTTGGCAGCAGTGGTCGTATGTATTTTAGGACCAATTCTATTTAATTCGCTCTTTAAATTAACTAAAGAAGATAAAATTAAGCAAAGAGTTGTCATGATGGGAACCAATGTAATGACGGTGCCTGTTGCCCAAGAGCTTCATGATAATTGGTATGATGTATTGTTAGTAACCCATAAAAAAGAAAACTATGATACTTATAAGAGTAAAGTTGCTAATTTGAAATTAATTAATAGCTTAGAAGAGGCGTGTTTAGAAAAAGCCGGTGTCTTTGACTGTGATATTTTAGTAGCTGGATTTATTGAAGATAATCTAAATCGTAAAATTGCCCGTTTAGCAAAAGAGCATGGTGTGCAAAGAGTTATTGCTAGTCAAGAGAGGCCAAAGCCTGAAACTATTAAGAAATTAGTCAGTGAAAAAATTGAAATTTACAATATTTTCAATGTTCAGACTTCTGTATTACGAGCTCTAATTGAATCACCTTTCATTTTGAGAATTTTAACCGATACTAAGAATGGTTTGTTTGAAGTAACGGTTAGAAATCATAAGTATGCTGGTCAGAAACTGATGAATCTAGACTTTATTGAGCAAATGACTGTTAGTCGAATTTGGCGAAATGGTAAATGGCTAGTGCCACACGGAAATACAATCATTGAAGTAGGAGATCATCTAATTTTTACAGCTAAAGGTGAAGATGCAGAAAGAATTAGAGAAGAATTGGGTAGAAAGAATTAAATATAAAAAAATGACAGGATTTTTAGTCCTGTCATTTTTGTTAACGCTGCTTTTTTGCTTCTTGTAAAATAGCTAGGGTATTTAGACTGTGGGTAAAGGCTTGATCAGCAGCTGTAAAATCATGTTGATCAATAATCTTAGTGAATTCGATAAATTCAGCAATCATTCGATGAGAATGCTTGTTGTGGTTAATAACTTTCGGCTCTTCTCCTCGTAATTGGATGCCAACCTTTGGCATTTCATTAGGATGGCCGTAAATAATGAGTGCACCTTTTTCACCTTCAATGGTGCTGACATTAGGTGAAAAGCTATCTTTAGCAGCAATTGAACTAGCTTGTTTGTCAGAATAGCCCACGTGAAGGATGCCAGAAGTATCAATATTTTTTTGAATAGTTGGGAAGTAGTTAACAGAATCTGGCTTACCAAATAATTTAATAATAATGTGTAAGTTGTAGATACCTAAATCCATTAGCGCTCCACCATCTTTTTTAGGATCAAAAGCTGGTTGAATATCCCCTTCTAAGAAAGCATCATAGCGACTTGAATATTGAGTGTAATTAAGATTAACAACATGAATTGGGGCAACTTTAGCTAAGTTATCTTCGATGAATTTAAAGTTTTCTAGATAAATGTTAGTGATCGCCTCAACAATAATTACTTGGTTTTTATCAGCAATTTCTTTTAATTCGCGTGCTTCATCAGTTGTAGCAACAAATGGCTTTTCACAAATGACATTTTTTCCTGCTTCTAATGCGGCCTTGGCAATACTAAAATGCAAACTATTTGGAACAGCTACATAGACAGTATCGACATTAGCATCATTAAATAGGTCAGTGTTGTCTTGATATAATTTTGAAATATTGTACTTTTCTTGCAATTCAAGACCAATTTGATGACTTCTTTTCGTAGTTGAAAGAGCAGTAAGTTCAAGATTTGGAATTTGATCAGCAATTGATAGAAAATCATGAACAATTTTTCCTGAGCCAATAATACCTAGTTTCATAATAAAACCTCCTTAATTAAGTTTAAAATTTAATTTTTTAGCATTTTTAGTAACTGAGGAAGGTACGGTTAACTTTTTAACTTTGTTAATGTCATAAAGATGTAAGGTGAGAGTACCTTCTTTCTTAGTATTATAAGTAACTTTATAATACATATCAGTTAGTTGTTTTTTTCGATTAATCGAAATTCGTACATCAATATTTTTAATATTGGTTGATTGTGGATCGCTAGTGAGAGCGACAGTAGTCGCTTTTTGCATACTTTTAATTACGTCACTATTATCACCCTTATAGGAAATAACATAACCGTTAAATCCATTAGATTTAAGTGTCATATGTTTAAAGGCATCATCAGAAAATTGGGTGAAATCATGTGCGGTATAAAGTTTTTTATAGCCTGAATAAACTTCACTAAAGATGGCATTTTGTTTAATGTAGTTCCATTGTTTGGTGCCATCACGGTGGTAAACATAGTCTTTGTTACCCCATAACTCAGAATTAGTATCAGATTTAGGAACGCTTTTCATCGTGATATGGATAGCATTATTTGGACCGACGACGTAATTTGAATACATCTTTGACTTTGTATTAGTGGTTTTGACGTTAACGCGTGCAGTTGTAATTTGGGTATCAGCTGCTGTAGTTGATGCATCTTTGACGCTTGGCTTATTAAATGCAATAATTGCGCCCCAGACTACTACGATTAGGATAATAATACCTAAAATTAAAGCGGCAATTTTGCCGCCTTGATTGTTAGAAAAAATAATCTTTTTATTTTTGATTTTATTTTTTTCCATCAGTGTATCTTTCTAAATGATTATTGATTATTTTGTTCTTCTTGTGCTTTCTTGATGTCTTCAGCACTAATTGCATTCTTTTGAATGTCAGAAGGAACGGCTAAATCACTGTGTTGACCTAATTGGTCGTAAGTTAAGTTCCAAGTGAAGTTATATTTTCCGCCAGCAGTGTATTGAGCTTTAAAGGTCAATGATTCGACATTTTTGGTAGTTGGATCAATTAAATAAGTGATCTTAAGATTTTGAACTTGAGCTGATTTTACTAAGCGGGCTACCTGCATGTTTTGAGAACCAGGAGTGTTCATGGCATCAATAATTAAAGGGTTGACAGCATTCCATAGGTTGGCGTCGGTACCATCGAAACTAATTTCATAATTTCCATTTTTTCTTTGAACAGTGGCTTTTTTGGCAAAAGCTTTATTAATTTTCTTAAAAGTTGCAGGATCGAATCTTTCTTTTACTTGGTCTGAATCAAAGCTATCCGCATCAATTGAGTTTTTAATCCAATGACCCTTGTTTTGCTCTAAAAGTAAGTACATATCGTTCTTGGTAAGCCACATTTGTTCAGTTTGAGATTTCTTCTTTTGAGTTAAAGTATAAGTAAGGTTAGTTACATCACCTTTGTCTTTGAATAAACCCTCTGATTTTGACTTTTGGTTCATTTCATTAGAATTAGTAGTTTGAGTGAAGTGACCGTTAGCAAAGCTAGAATTAAATTTTGCATTGATTAATGAACTTGCAGAAGGTCCAGTACTCTTTGTTTGTTTACTGCTTTTATTTGAACAAGCTGTAGTTAAAGAAACTAAGATGACTCCCAATAAAATTAGGAAGCTGAATTTTTTCTTCATAAAAATATATTCCCCCAATAAATGTATCTATCTTATTTTATTTTACTCTATTTTTGGCTGAAAAAAGCATTCTAAGAGCTTAACTTTAGTGCTTTTTAAGGACATTTAAAATATTGCGTAATTTACCGCCTTTAACTTGTAAGTTACTTACTGCTTGGGTTACTTCAATGCAGCCAATATATTTACCATGTTCATTATGAAGACTATAGAAGGAAATGTTAATTGGTTGTTTATTTTTGGTAATCATGATTGAAATGCTTTTACGCTTGCCGGTGTGCATTTGATCTAGGACTTCTTTAACATGCTTTTGACTGTGGCCGGGATGCACTTCAAAAACAGTTTTACCGATATCTTTTTCAGTACGCTTAAAAAGGCGATTCTCATTCATAGAGGACCAGACAACGCGGTCATTTTCATCTAAAACATCCATTTCTTGTGGAATTGTTTTAAAAATCGCATTTAGTTGTTCAAGTGAGAGATGCCCACCATCTAACTTGATATTTTCCATAATTAAATACTTCCAATTCATCAAAATTAATATATCCATTGTTATTTTAACATTAAATATTTTGTGAATTAATCAAGCTTTTTTTCGTAATTCCTATGAAAATTTTGAATAAGCGTGTAAAATAGTTAGTGAAACATTGAATTTTAAAGGAGATACAGTTCATGTCGAAATTAGTTTTAATTCGTCACGGTCAAAGTGAATGGAACCTTTCTAACCAATTTAC
Protein-coding regions in this window:
- a CDS encoding DUF6612 family protein, which gives rise to MKKKFSFLILLGVILVSLTTACSNKSSKQTKSTGPSASSLINAKFNSSFANGHFTQTTNSNEMNQKSKSEGLFKDKGDVTNLTYTLTQKKKSQTEQMWLTKNDMYLLLEQNKGHWIKNSIDADSFDSDQVKERFDPATFKKINKAFAKKATVQRKNGNYEISFDGTDANLWNAVNPLIIDAMNTPGSQNMQVARLVKSAQVQNLKITYLIDPTTKNVESLTFKAQYTAGGKYNFTWNLTYDQLGQHSDLAVPSDIQKNAISAEDIKKAQEEQNNQ
- a CDS encoding GH25 family lysozyme, with protein sequence MRSTNKKFISALACASAMTALAIVDPMGVTKTHQVAQAATDNVPAKSTGVDVSSWQGTNLDQQAKSGAQFAVVKVSEGTNYQNPNAQGQIQSAEQNNMMTMGYHYTHFGSDSNRAVQEGNYAVNSAQQAGLPQGSYLATDWEQDVNNNTNGSVAANTKAIISFMDTVHDGGYNPMLYSSEWLLKNKVDTNKISEKYPNALWVAKYKTNGREDNPDYNYFPSMDNVAIWQYTQNWRGQNVDGNVNVVPLSNKTNTNNNTSNNAANTNNSNANNGQSSSQAPANPITNNSNDTAKPNSNNSTQPAQPTETKPVEKPSTNTNVNSDWTKQNGVFVTGGAINLRTGASTDSKVIAQLPANSEVKYDAYRTIGQYTWLRQPRANNQYGYLVGRNNGQAWGTFKEGSATTTKPAETKPAQPIETKPAEKPSTNTNVNSDWTKQNGVFVTGGAINLRTGASTNSKVIAMLPTNTEIKYDAYRTEGQYTWLRQPRANGQYGYLVGRNNGQAWGTFKEGSATTAKPNTNTTKPAEKPSTNTNVNSDWTKQNGVFVTGGAINLRTGANTNSKVIAQLPANTEVKYDAYRTEGRYTWLRQPRANNEYGYLVGRDNGQAWGTFKEGSAKATNAVANKPVQQTTPKQVTTNNNASWTKQNGSFITGGAINLRTGASTISPIIETLPINTVIKYDAYYRSGNYVWLRQPRANGQYGYLVGRLNNQAWGTYR
- a CDS encoding PfkB family carbohydrate kinase, which translates into the protein MEDIILIYTVTLDPSESVVGKGINISLILKKLGIDSIATGIVNHKNVEQVAEELDKAEIENQFIEQTRGIKITAKNQQKLLDYLKVLKAGDILVIAGSFSKGIDPVYLTDLAKVADQRAAALVVDVPYENVLDILPMNPLLIKPNETELKHWFEKDDKEVTSKELIDMAHNLVVRGAQHVLLSLGANGAAIVNMMDALMAHAPEIEEVDSSGSGDALLGTFLAGMLKGYTPVRNLADAIAAGSDTAQSKWLTDFRTTPALQKQVIARRITFEEAE
- a CDS encoding glycoside hydrolase family 73 protein; the protein is MKKRTFTGIATAALITTAGISVTNNLKPDNPLKTGEGTVQAATYQQEFLNKAIPAATTASSKYGTYTSVMLAQATVESAWGQSGLAQEPNNNLFGIKGSYNGQSVNMNTGEYGNGGYYTTNAGFRKYPSYTESFEDNGSLLRNQMGNYYSGTWVENSSNYAQATQNGLQGKYATDPNYAKTLNSVIATNGFDKYDPVTQVVNENRTVAQTTPVMSAPVDPSVGTQVDTARVGQNVNVTKYITYNNGVKRAFIGNGWINALAFSPITNNTTANNAATNTNNSNKQTTATNNQASQPVKTPVAQTQQAKSQAPAAPVKAATVETKKVAEVKTPAQTTTLNVKAKNKETKTAAPVVKTTEAKTTNTVKNVETVKKETTPVVKAAEVKKTETPIVKPVEAVKKETTPTVKTTPVVSTKESAKVVEAPAVKSKKVEVKEVKTTPVTTGAKTVVKPTTLVENVAPVQSYQSAVSTAAANNSYGTQWISTNTAPKAVSTVLVKVTKTTQVLSAPNGQKLNQQVEAGSAFVVIASKYANGNLYYEISNGKWIMAKYTTQEAQITAKSGVLTINSKPDYGVAVWRVPGQDQISGKFLKDGSSWRYFRVANVNGQTWYDLGGNQWISAKSVLIR
- a CDS encoding PAS domain-containing protein; amino-acid sequence: MENIKLDGGHLSLEQLNAIFKTIPQEMDVLDENDRVVWSSMNENRLFKRTEKDIGKTVFEVHPGHSQKHVKEVLDQMHTGKRKSISIMITKNKQPINISFYSLHNEHGKYIGCIEVTQAVSNLQVKGGKLRNILNVLKKH
- a CDS encoding Gfo/Idh/MocA family protein; amino-acid sequence: MKLGIIGSGKIVHDFLSIADQIPNLELTALSTTKRSHQIGLELQEKYNISKLYQDNTDLFNDANVDTVYVAVPNSLHFSIAKAALEAGKNVICEKPFVATTDEARELKEIADKNQVIIVEAITNIYLENFKFIEDNLAKVAPIHVVNLNYTQYSSRYDAFLEGDIQPAFDPKKDGGALMDLGIYNLHIIIKLFGKPDSVNYFPTIQKNIDTSGILHVGYSDKQASSIAAKDSFSPNVSTIEGEKGALIIYGHPNEMPKVGIQLRGEEPKVINHNKHSHRMIAEFIEFTKIIDQHDFTAADQAFTHSLNTLAILQEAKKQR
- a CDS encoding monovalent cation:proton antiporter family protein, with protein sequence MDLSIFIVSLAALVIPIVMARFRINAIPTAVAEIVTGIILGKSLLDTIKITSSVSLLSDLGVILLMFLSGMEINFDLFKKKDLPESKQSKINPARIAIIAFTTITISAFALAYILKLIGLFNDVMLAMIIFMTVALGVVIATLKEKEILSRPIGQTILLTAVLGEVIPLLLLTIYASINGGNAGRLWLIVLLFLVAIILLRRFKQPYQWFNKISKATTQLDIRLAFFLIFTLVTVAERVGAENILGAFLAGMVMKLLEPSEATMDKLTSIGYGFFIPIFFITTGVKLDLKSLLANPNALMLIPVLVLFLLLAKLPIFLVYTRNFNKRNSLAGTFLIMTTITIVLPTLEVARKLNAITETQSDAFILAAVVVCILGPILFNSLFKLTKEDKIKQRVVMMGTNVMTVPVAQELHDNWYDVLLVTHKKENYDTYKSKVANLKLINSLEEACLEKAGVFDCDILVAGFIEDNLNRKIARLAKEHGVQRVIASQERPKPETIKKLVSEKIEIYNIFNVQTSVLRALIESPFILRILTDTKNGLFEVTVRNHKYAGQKLMNLDFIEQMTVSRIWRNGKWLVPHGNTIIEVGDHLIFTAKGEDAERIREELGRKN
- a CDS encoding DUF6612 family protein translates to MEKNKIKNKKIIFSNNQGGKIAALILGIIILIVVVWGAIIAFNKPSVKDASTTAADTQITTARVNVKTTNTKSKMYSNYVVGPNNAIHITMKSVPKSDTNSELWGNKDYVYHRDGTKQWNYIKQNAIFSEVYSGYKKLYTAHDFTQFSDDAFKHMTLKSNGFNGYVISYKGDNSDVIKSMQKATTVALTSDPQSTNIKNIDVRISINRKKQLTDMYYKVTYNTKKEGTLTLHLYDINKVKKLTVPSSVTKNAKKLNFKLN